From Woronichinia naegeliana WA131, the proteins below share one genomic window:
- a CDS encoding IS1 family transposase, whose translation MSILKKSSMEILNNVGLCQEKEDALFKDNCPHCYSENVKIHSHYQTKGNGERKMFICQECSSCFAETYGSVIAGLETPLSEIVKVLKARMEGIGLNAAARAFGYAKTTILNWEKKLSGLQETLFLYALVNEFVKLVIEGDELYTKVGKNKEASASEGWTIVLMDRASRFIWHLKCGRKEQKLFLEAMMTVAELFERSAESLQLFTDGEKRYSQLLFDICHEVLRTGKRGRPTKVLPKGLVVRLKNKSSKRRDSEGKLKKVETPKPEHPETTEKPEEKDVHANHVEAFNSAIRRYLSAFRRRINTYAKSVVGLQRVLDIFWMVHNFVRSHFTTRKVPAVALGIIEKGFTWEDLLQIRLIS comes from the coding sequence ATGTCAATATTAAAGAAAAGCTCTATGGAAATCCTGAATAATGTTGGCTTGTGCCAAGAGAAAGAGGATGCCTTATTCAAGGACAACTGTCCTCATTGCTATAGTGAAAACGTAAAAATACATTCTCATTATCAAACGAAAGGTAACGGGGAACGTAAAATGTTCATTTGTCAAGAATGTAGTTCTTGTTTTGCTGAGACTTATGGTAGCGTAATCGCTGGCTTAGAAACCCCATTAAGTGAAATTGTAAAAGTATTAAAAGCCAGAATGGAAGGAATAGGATTAAATGCAGCAGCTCGAGCATTCGGCTACGCGAAAACAACAATATTGAATTGGGAAAAGAAATTATCAGGATTACAAGAGACATTATTTTTATACGCCTTAGTGAATGAATTTGTTAAATTAGTAATAGAAGGGGATGAACTATACACAAAAGTTGGAAAAAATAAAGAAGCAAGTGCCTCTGAGGGGTGGACAATCGTGCTCATGGACAGGGCTAGCCGCTTTATTTGGCATTTAAAATGTGGTCGAAAAGAGCAGAAATTATTTCTAGAAGCAATGATGACGGTAGCGGAATTATTTGAAAGGAGTGCAGAATCTCTCCAGTTATTTACAGATGGAGAAAAGCGATATAGTCAACTGCTATTTGATATTTGTCACGAAGTATTAAGGACTGGAAAGCGAGGTCGTCCCACCAAAGTATTACCGAAGGGTCTTGTGGTAAGACTAAAAAATAAGAGTAGTAAACGTCGAGATTCTGAGGGTAAACTAAAGAAAGTAGAAACTCCGAAACCAGAACATCCAGAGACAACAGAAAAACCAGAAGAAAAGGACGTCCATGCCAACCACGTTGAGGCATTTAATAGTGCTATCCGACGCTATTTATCTGCCTTTCGTCGTCGTATAAATACTTATGCTAAATCGGTTGTGGGATTACAGCGAGTCCTAGATATTTTCTGGATGGTTCATAACTTTGTTCGCAGCCATTTTACTACGAGAAAAGTTCCTGCTGTAGCTCTCGGTATAATTGAAAAAGGGTTTACTTGGGAGGACTTACTCCAAATTCGCCTGATTTCTTGA
- a CDS encoding type II toxin-antitoxin system PemK/MazF family toxin → MVERFAIVLVALDPTRGSELQKTRPCVVVSPSEINARLRTVVIAPITSTVKNYPTRIKIDQENVRGSIALDQIRAIDKIRIVAKIGSLDEQLAMVAADRLVEFFHY, encoded by the coding sequence ATGGTAGAAAGATTTGCGATCGTATTGGTAGCACTTGACCCAACTAGGGGGTCTGAACTGCAAAAAACTCGACCTTGTGTTGTTGTTTCTCCCAGTGAGATTAATGCTCGGTTAAGAACAGTCGTTATTGCGCCAATTACCAGTACTGTTAAAAATTACCCGACTAGAATCAAAATTGATCAAGAAAATGTGCGAGGGAGTATCGCTTTAGATCAAATTAGAGCGATTGACAAGATCCGAATTGTTGCCAAAATTGGCAGTCTTGACGAACAATTAGCAATGGTAGCAGCTGATCGATTGGTTGAATTTTTTCACTACTGA
- a CDS encoding HigA family addiction module antitoxin gives MTNRPINQMRPVHPGEILLEDFLVPLNMSVNALALALNVPASRIHEIVKERRSITADTAERLARYFGGDAASWLNLQAMYDLKILPNRDEIIQQIQPRISEQIA, from the coding sequence ATGACTAACCGTCCAATTAATCAAATGCGTCCCGTTCATCCAGGCGAGATTTTGCTGGAAGATTTTCTTGTTCCTCTTAATATGAGTGTAAATGCTTTAGCTTTAGCCTTAAATGTTCCTGCGTCTCGTATTCACGAAATTGTTAAAGAACGTCGTTCTATTACGGCTGATACTGCGGAAAGATTAGCCCGTTATTTTGGTGGTGATGCTGCTTCCTGGCTTAATCTTCAAGCAATGTATGATCTGAAAATATTACCTAACCGTGATGAAATTATCCAACAAATTCAGCCCCGTATCTCAGAACAAATTGCCTGA
- a CDS encoding type II toxin-antitoxin system RelE/ParE family toxin, which produces MIQSFRCKQTRSLFEGGDPPRFRAFKDSAIRKLTQLDAAQTLEFLCSPPDNQLEALKGDRKGQYSIRINSQFRLCFIWTNNGPVDVEIIDYHS; this is translated from the coding sequence ATGATTCAATCTTTCCGATGCAAGCAGACGCGATCTCTTTTTGAAGGAGGAGACCCACCTCGTTTTCGTGCTTTCAAAGATAGTGCAATTCGGAAATTAACTCAATTGGATGCGGCCCAAACCTTAGAATTTCTGTGCTCTCCACCAGACAACCAACTTGAAGCTTTAAAAGGCGACAGAAAAGGACAATACAGTATTCGGATTAATTCCCAGTTTCGATTATGTTTTATCTGGACAAATAATGGCCCTGTTGATGTTGAAATTATTGATTATCATTCGTAA
- a CDS encoding type II toxin-antitoxin system RelE/ParE family toxin — translation MRHRIEFTDKAVEGLESLTAIVRERVFKKIRWMSENFDDIRHQGLSANLSGLFKLRIGDYRVIYSFDDDFITIHQVGHRQDIYSD, via the coding sequence ATGCGTCACCGTATAGAATTTACCGATAAAGCCGTTGAAGGTTTGGAGTCGCTTACGGCAATTGTTCGGGAGCGTGTCTTTAAAAAAATTCGTTGGATGAGTGAAAATTTTGATGATATTAGACATCAAGGCTTAAGTGCTAATTTAAGCGGTTTGTTTAAACTTAGAATTGGCGATTACAGGGTGATATATTCTTTTGATGATGACTTTATTACGATTCATCAAGTTGGTCATCGTCAAGATATTTATTCTGATTAG
- a CDS encoding DUF5615 family PIN-like protein: MKLLFDENLSPKLPRLLITEFPNSLHVRDIGMKGFADEIIWEYAKHNNFTVISKDSDFYQRALLYGYPPKLIWLRIGNCNRDILLQLIIKYKEQIKDFSNNSNSILILA, translated from the coding sequence ATGAAATTACTGTTTGATGAAAATTTATCCCCCAAATTGCCGCGTTTACTTATCACTGAATTTCCTAATAGTCTTCACGTTAGGGATATTGGGATGAAGGGATTTGCTGATGAAATAATTTGGGAATATGCCAAACATAATAATTTTACTGTAATTTCTAAAGATTCGGATTTTTATCAACGGGCTTTACTTTACGGTTATCCACCCAAATTAATTTGGCTTCGGATTGGGAATTGTAATCGTGACATTCTCTTGCAATTAATCATAAAATATAAAGAACAGATCAAGGATTTTTCTAATAATTCTAACTCAATATTAATCCTTGCTTGA
- a CDS encoding DUF433 domain-containing protein: MNYRQRITINSSIRSGKPCIINTRITVNDVLDYLGGGMTIEEVLDDFPDLTLEDIQACFAFAADRDRHLMIIPDEITV; the protein is encoded by the coding sequence ATGAATTATCGTCAAAGAATTACAATTAACTCCTCCATTCGTAGCGGAAAGCCCTGTATTATTAATACTCGGATTACCGTTAATGATGTTTTAGACTACTTGGGGGGAGGGATGACTATTGAGGAAGTTTTAGACGATTTTCCCGATCTAACCTTAGAAGATATACAAGCCTGTTTCGCTTTTGCTGCTGACCGCGATCGCCATCTAATGATTATTCCCGATGAAATTACTGTTTGA
- a CDS encoding type II toxin-antitoxin system PemK/MazF family toxin: MSSPKRGEVWLVDLGYVAKVRPCLVISIPTLERDRALVTLVPHTTSLRDSRFEVQVKAKFLREGAFDVQNLITIPHAKLLRKLGELTSEQMESLEAILLLWLGLESEEYED, from the coding sequence ATGAGTAGTCCCAAACGCGGAGAAGTTTGGTTAGTCGATCTCGGTTATGTTGCAAAAGTCAGACCATGTTTAGTGATCAGCATCCCCACCCTAGAAAGAGATCGAGCATTAGTAACGCTAGTACCACATACAACAAGTTTACGCGATTCCAGATTTGAAGTCCAAGTAAAAGCTAAATTTTTACGAGAAGGTGCATTTGATGTACAAAATCTGATTACAATCCCCCATGCCAAACTTTTACGCAAATTGGGTGAACTAACATCAGAGCAAATGGAAAGCTTAGAAGCTATCTTACTCCTATGGTTGGGATTGGAGTCTGAAGAATATGAAGACTAA
- a CDS encoding type II toxin-antitoxin system HicB family antitoxin, which produces MNYPIIIYPCEEGGFVAEIPALSGCLAQGETLEETLQELIIVKNLWLETAQKYNQKLPNLETEMAKVKALSTV; this is translated from the coding sequence ATGAATTATCCAATTATTATTTATCCCTGTGAAGAAGGCGGTTTTGTGGCTGAAATTCCAGCCTTATCTGGTTGTTTAGCCCAAGGTGAAACCTTAGAAGAAACCCTACAGGAATTAATTATAGTAAAAAATTTATGGTTAGAAACAGCCCAAAAATATAACCAAAAACTTCCCAACCTAGAAACAGAGATGGCAAAAGTTAAAGCATTAAGCACTGTATAG
- a CDS encoding type II toxin-antitoxin system HicA family toxin, producing the protein MSKRDKLLELLKNSPNNGKFSDICKLLELEGFSLDRITGSHHIFKRNDLILVIPVHNKKVKSVYIRRVLEIIGEK; encoded by the coding sequence GTGTCTAAAAGAGATAAACTACTTGAACTATTAAAGAATAGTCCTAATAACGGAAAATTTAGCGATATTTGTAAACTGCTAGAGTTAGAAGGATTTTCCCTTGATAGAATTACAGGTAGCCACCACATTTTTAAAAGAAATGATCTTATTTTGGTCATACCTGTTCACAATAAAAAAGTAAAATCTGTTTATATTCGTCGAGTCCTTGAAATCATCGGAGAAAAGTAA
- a CDS encoding type II toxin-antitoxin system PemK/MazF family toxin, which yields MVERFAIVLVALDPTMGSELQKTRPCVVVSPSEINARLRTVVIAPITSTIKNYPTRIKIDQENVRGSIALDQIRAIDKIRIVAKIGSLDEQLAMVVADRLVEFFHY from the coding sequence ATGGTAGAAAGATTTGCCATCGTCTTGGTGGCACTCGATCCAACTATGGGGTCTGAACTGCAAAAAACTCGACCTTGTGTTGTTGTTTCTCCCAGTGAGATTAATGCTCGGTTAAGAACAGTCGTTATTGCGCCAATCACCAGTACCATCAAAAATTACCCGACTAGAATCAAAATTGACCAAGAAAATGTGCGAGGGAGTATCGCTTTAGACCAAATTAGAGCGATTGACAAAATCCGAATTGTTGCCAAAATTGGCAGTCTTGACGAACAATTAGCAATGGTAGTAGCTGATCGATTGGTTGAATTTTTTCACTACTGA
- a CDS encoding DUF5615 family PIN-like protein: MKLLFDENLSPKLPRLLATEFPNSLHVRDIGMKGFADEIIWEYAKHNNFTVISKDSDFYQRALLYGYPPKLIWLRIGNCNRDILLQLIIKYKEQIKDFSNNSDSILILA, encoded by the coding sequence ATGAAATTACTGTTTGATGAAAATTTATCACCCAAATTACCGCGTTTACTAGCTACTGAATTTCCGAATAGTCTTCACGTTAGGGATATTGGGATGAAAGGATTTGCTGATGAAATAATTTGGGAATATGCCAAACATAATAATTTTACTGTAATTTCTAAAGATTCGGATTTTTATCAACGGGCTTTACTTTACGGTTATCCCCCCAAATTAATTTGGCTTCGGATTGGGAATTGTAATCGTGACATTCTCTTGCAATTAATCATAAAATATAAAGAACAGATCAAGGATTTTTCTAATAATTCTGACTCAATATTAATCCTTGCTTGA